A window of the Synechococcus sp. M16.1 genome harbors these coding sequences:
- a CDS encoding glucose-1-phosphate adenylyltransferase: MKRVLAIILGGGAGTRLYPLTKMRAKPAVPLAGKYRLIDIPISNCINSDINKMYVMTQFNSASLNRHLSQTYNLSNTFGGGFVEVLAAQQTPDSPTWFEGTADAVRKYQWLFQEWDVDEYLILSGDQLYRMDYSLFIEHHRRSGADLTVAALPVDPKQAEAFGLMRTDENGSIKEFREKPKGDSLLEMAVDTSRFGLSADSAKERPYLASMGIYVFSRQTLFDLLDKHPGHKDFGKEIIPEALARGDKLQSYVFDDYWEDIGTIGAFYEANLALTQQPTPPFSFYDEKFPIYTRPRYLPPSKLVDAQITNSIVGEGSILKSCSIHHCVLGVRSRIESDCVLQDTLVMGADFFESPDERAVLKERGGIPLGVGKGTTVKRAILDKNTRIGSGVSIINKDNVEEADRSDQGFYIRNGIVVVQKNATIADGTVI, encoded by the coding sequence ATGAAGCGGGTCTTGGCCATCATTCTGGGCGGCGGTGCAGGCACGCGCCTGTATCCGCTCACAAAAATGCGCGCCAAGCCGGCCGTCCCTCTGGCAGGCAAATATCGACTGATTGATATTCCGATTAGCAACTGCATCAACTCCGACATCAACAAGATGTACGTGATGACGCAGTTCAACAGTGCGTCACTGAACCGTCACCTCAGTCAGACCTACAACCTCAGTAATACCTTTGGTGGCGGTTTTGTTGAGGTGCTCGCAGCTCAGCAAACCCCCGACAGTCCCACTTGGTTTGAAGGCACTGCAGACGCTGTACGCAAATACCAGTGGTTGTTCCAGGAATGGGATGTTGATGAATACCTGATCCTTTCCGGCGACCAGCTCTACCGGATGGATTACAGCCTCTTCATCGAGCACCACCGCCGCTCAGGTGCTGATCTCACAGTCGCTGCCCTTCCCGTTGATCCCAAGCAGGCAGAGGCTTTCGGTCTGATGCGGACCGATGAAAACGGCTCGATCAAGGAGTTCCGCGAGAAGCCCAAGGGTGATTCCCTGCTGGAGATGGCTGTCGACACCTCTCGCTTCGGCCTGAGTGCCGATTCAGCCAAGGAAAGGCCCTATCTGGCCTCGATGGGCATTTACGTCTTCAGCCGTCAGACCCTCTTTGATTTGCTCGACAAGCATCCCGGGCACAAGGATTTCGGCAAGGAGATCATTCCCGAGGCTCTAGCGCGGGGCGACAAGCTTCAGAGCTATGTGTTCGACGACTACTGGGAAGACATCGGCACCATCGGCGCGTTCTATGAAGCCAACCTCGCGCTGACCCAACAACCCACGCCCCCCTTCAGCTTCTACGACGAGAAATTCCCCATCTACACCCGTCCTCGCTATCTGCCCCCCAGCAAGCTGGTTGACGCCCAGATCACCAACTCGATTGTTGGCGAAGGCTCAATCCTGAAGTCCTGCAGCATCCATCACTGTGTTCTCGGGGTGCGCAGTCGAATTGAAAGTGATTGCGTGCTTCAAGACACGCTGGTGATGGGGGCCGACTTCTTCGAATCTCCAGACGAACGCGCTGTCTTGAAAGAACGCGGAGGCATTCCTCTCGGCGTGGGCAAGGGCACCACGGTGAAACGCGCCATCCTCGACAAGAACACCCGCATTGGTTCGGGTGTCTCGATCATCAACAAGGACAACGTGGAAGAAGCCGACCGTTCCGATCAGGGCTTCTACATCCGCAACGGCATTGTGGTGGTTCAGAAAAACGCCACCATCGCTGATGGAACGGTGATCTGA
- the gndA gene encoding NADP-dependent phosphogluconate dehydrogenase: MSKSHFGLIGLGVMGENLVLNAERNGFSSVVYNRTYAKTEDFLQGRGKDKNIQGATDLEDFVGKLERPRRILMMVKAGPAVDAVVDQLSPYLEEGDLLIDGGNSDYHDTERRVKQLESKSFGFIGMGVSGGAKGALEGPSMMPGGTKTSYEAIEGLVNKMAAQVEDGPCVTYIGPGGSGHLVKTVHNGIEYGIEQILAEGYDLMKRVKGMTGVQMADVLGQWNATEELSSYLVEITEVCLRTKDPVDGTDLVEKITDQAGQKGTGLWTVVTALQMGASVPTIYASLNARVMSSMKPQRVAAESILKGPTIKDFDLGTADDAMAPLMDATVLSCIASYAQGMELLRIASQDLDYELHMPSIAQIWKGGCIIRARLLKRIQDAFHADPQLPNLMVDPWFAEQINRRLPGLAQVVAGAAEAGIPVPCFSSTLDYINSYRSGRLPQNLVQAMRDCFGSHTYQRVDKEGTFHTEWLS, from the coding sequence ATGTCCAAGTCTCACTTCGGCCTCATCGGTCTTGGCGTGATGGGCGAGAACCTCGTCCTGAATGCGGAACGCAACGGTTTCTCCAGCGTTGTCTACAACCGCACCTACGCCAAAACCGAAGACTTCCTCCAGGGGCGTGGCAAGGACAAGAACATTCAGGGCGCCACTGACCTCGAAGATTTCGTTGGCAAGTTGGAACGCCCCCGCCGGATTTTGATGATGGTGAAGGCGGGGCCTGCCGTCGATGCTGTTGTTGATCAGCTCTCCCCCTATCTCGAAGAAGGCGATCTGCTGATTGATGGAGGCAACTCCGACTACCACGACACCGAACGTCGGGTGAAGCAACTCGAGAGCAAGAGCTTCGGTTTCATCGGTATGGGTGTGTCCGGTGGCGCCAAAGGTGCCCTGGAGGGGCCGAGCATGATGCCCGGAGGAACCAAAACCTCCTATGAGGCCATCGAGGGCCTTGTGAACAAGATGGCGGCTCAGGTCGAAGACGGACCTTGCGTGACCTACATCGGTCCCGGCGGGTCAGGACACCTGGTGAAGACCGTCCACAACGGGATCGAATACGGCATTGAGCAGATCCTTGCCGAGGGCTACGACCTGATGAAGCGGGTCAAAGGAATGACCGGTGTGCAGATGGCCGATGTTCTCGGTCAATGGAACGCCACAGAAGAGTTGTCGTCGTATCTGGTTGAAATCACCGAGGTGTGTCTCCGCACCAAGGATCCCGTCGATGGCACTGATCTGGTGGAAAAAATCACCGATCAGGCTGGCCAGAAGGGCACGGGCCTTTGGACCGTGGTGACGGCGCTGCAGATGGGTGCCTCTGTTCCCACCATCTACGCCTCTCTCAATGCAAGGGTGATGAGCTCGATGAAGCCCCAACGCGTGGCGGCCGAATCGATCCTCAAAGGACCAACCATCAAGGACTTTGACCTGGGAACGGCTGACGATGCCATGGCTCCGCTGATGGATGCCACGGTGCTGAGCTGCATCGCCAGTTATGCCCAGGGCATGGAGCTTCTGCGAATCGCCTCCCAGGACCTCGACTATGAACTCCACATGCCGTCGATCGCTCAGATCTGGAAGGGTGGCTGCATCATTCGGGCCCGTCTGCTGAAGCGCATTCAGGATGCTTTCCACGCGGATCCCCAGCTGCCCAACCTGATGGTTGATCCATGGTTCGCTGAACAGATCAACCGACGACTTCCCGGACTGGCTCAAGTGGTGGCCGGTGCCGCCGAGGCCGGCATTCCCGTTCCCTGCTTCAGCAGCACCCTCGACTACATCAACAGCTACCGCTCCGGTCGCCTTCCTCAGAACCTGGTTCAGGCGATGCGCGATTGCTTCGGCTCCCACACCTACCAAAGGGTCGACAAGGAGGGCACGTTCCACACCGAATGGCTCAGCTGA
- the pgl gene encoding 6-phosphogluconolactonase — MTNYRIERAKDPQDLARQACETVAAQIDLALDQRDRCQIALSGGSTPASAYSLLGQERLPWDRVDVVLGDERWVAADDASSNAGMLRRTLLAPGPGASAAFHPVPTVELESPEASAQAFADQLSQLCSGAPPVFDVMLLGLGDDGHTASLFPGTEAPAVLDRWTTIGRGKGLDRITMTAPVLSAARQVIFLVSGAGKQEALRRLVDPSESSDRTPARLVQPASDVLILADQDAAAGL; from the coding sequence ATGACCAACTACCGCATCGAGCGGGCGAAGGATCCTCAGGACCTCGCCCGTCAGGCCTGTGAAACTGTTGCTGCCCAAATTGATCTGGCCTTGGATCAACGGGACCGCTGCCAGATCGCTCTCTCCGGCGGGAGCACGCCCGCAAGCGCCTACTCCCTGCTCGGTCAGGAACGGTTGCCCTGGGACCGGGTGGACGTCGTGCTGGGTGACGAGCGCTGGGTGGCTGCCGACGATGCGTCCAGCAACGCCGGCATGCTGCGCCGCACCCTTCTCGCACCCGGGCCTGGAGCTTCAGCCGCTTTTCATCCCGTGCCTACCGTGGAACTGGAGAGCCCTGAGGCCAGTGCCCAGGCTTTTGCTGACCAGCTTTCTCAGCTGTGCTCAGGAGCACCACCGGTGTTCGATGTGATGCTGCTGGGCCTGGGGGATGACGGCCACACCGCATCCCTGTTCCCCGGCACCGAGGCACCAGCGGTGCTGGATCGCTGGACGACCATCGGGCGCGGCAAGGGGTTGGATCGCATCACCATGACGGCTCCTGTGCTCAGTGCCGCCCGTCAGGTGATCTTCCTCGTCAGTGGGGCCGGTAAGCAGGAGGCCCTCCGGCGACTGGTCGATCCCTCCGAATCCTCCGACCGCACTCCCGCTCGGCTGGTTCAACCTGCTAGTGATGTGCTGATCCTTGCTGATCAGGATGCAGCCGCCGGCCTCTGA
- a CDS encoding CIA30 family protein — MQPPASEQILFQGSDFADWASLNDTIMGGRSRAGCRVTPDGLVLDGELVETGGGFVSCRSPRLQPPLDLSPYAALQLDVEGEGRTLKIALGCRDGAMGLTELIPGGLRWVVDVATKPSGLTPVVVPFADLRPTVRAKPVGLPLRFDPSGITRIQVLHSKFGDAGDLNPGFRAGSIRVLIRSIRALP, encoded by the coding sequence ATGCAGCCGCCGGCCTCTGAACAGATCCTTTTCCAGGGCAGCGACTTTGCTGACTGGGCCAGCCTGAACGACACGATCATGGGCGGCCGATCCCGTGCCGGTTGCCGCGTGACCCCCGACGGACTCGTGCTGGACGGGGAGCTGGTGGAGACCGGCGGTGGTTTCGTGAGCTGCCGCTCCCCTCGCCTGCAGCCCCCGCTCGATCTGTCCCCGTATGCAGCACTTCAGCTGGATGTTGAGGGTGAGGGACGCACCCTGAAGATTGCCCTTGGTTGCCGGGATGGAGCCATGGGACTCACGGAACTGATTCCCGGTGGTCTCCGCTGGGTGGTGGATGTTGCGACCAAACCGTCCGGTTTGACCCCTGTTGTGGTGCCATTCGCCGACCTCAGACCCACGGTGCGTGCCAAGCCCGTTGGCTTACCGCTGCGCTTCGATCCCAGTGGCATCACCCGCATTCAGGTGTTGCACTCGAAATTCGGCGATGCTGGGGATCTCAATCCGGGGTTTCGCGCTGGGTCCATCCGGGTGCTGATCCGTTCAATCCGCGCCTTGCCCTGA
- the ilvD gene encoding dihydroxy-acid dehydratase has product MLRSDAVTKGIQRSPNRAMLRAVGFGDSDFGKPILGIANGYSTITPCNVGLNDLAKRAEEAARQAGGMPQMFGTITVSDGISMGTEGMKYSLVSREVIADAIETACNGQSMDGVLAVGGCDKNMPGAMLAMARMNIPSVFVYGGTIKPGKLGGCDLTVVSAFEAVGQLTSGKIDEEQLTAVEKNACPGAGSCGGMFTANTMSAAIETMGLSLPYSSTMAAEDEEKADSAARSAEVLVEAVKANIRPLDLLTKEAFENAISVIMAVGGSTNAVLHLLAIARTAGVDLSIDDFERIRQRVPVICDLKPSGRYVTVDLHNAGGIPQVMKLLLDAGLLHGDCRTVEGKSLKELLADVPSEPPSGQDVIRPLSNPLYAKGHLAILKGNLASEGSVAKISGVKTPVLTGPARLFESEEDCLAAILDKKIQAGDVVVVRNEGPVGGPGMREMLAPTSAIVGQGLGDKVALITDGRFSGGTYGLVVGHVAPEAAVGGTIGLVQEGDSITVDADQLLLQLNVDDAELDRRRAGWSKPEPRYRNGILGKYARLVSSSSRGATTDHAD; this is encoded by the coding sequence ATGCTTCGCTCCGACGCCGTCACCAAGGGGATTCAGCGGTCTCCCAACCGCGCCATGTTGCGGGCCGTGGGTTTTGGAGACAGCGATTTCGGCAAGCCCATCCTGGGCATCGCCAACGGCTACAGCACCATCACCCCCTGCAATGTGGGGCTGAACGACCTCGCCAAACGAGCTGAGGAAGCGGCCCGGCAGGCCGGAGGCATGCCACAGATGTTCGGAACCATCACCGTGAGTGATGGAATCTCCATGGGCACCGAAGGGATGAAGTACTCCCTGGTGAGCCGTGAAGTGATCGCTGACGCCATCGAAACGGCCTGCAATGGCCAGAGCATGGATGGGGTGCTGGCCGTTGGTGGCTGCGACAAGAACATGCCCGGCGCCATGCTCGCGATGGCGCGGATGAACATCCCTTCGGTGTTCGTCTACGGCGGCACGATCAAGCCGGGCAAGCTGGGCGGCTGTGATCTCACGGTGGTGAGCGCTTTTGAAGCGGTCGGCCAACTGACCAGCGGCAAGATCGACGAAGAGCAGCTCACCGCAGTTGAGAAAAATGCCTGCCCTGGGGCTGGCAGTTGCGGCGGCATGTTCACCGCCAACACCATGAGTGCCGCCATCGAAACGATGGGTCTCAGCCTCCCCTACAGCTCCACGATGGCTGCCGAGGACGAGGAAAAGGCTGACAGTGCCGCTCGCTCCGCCGAGGTGCTGGTGGAGGCCGTGAAAGCCAACATCCGCCCCCTGGATCTGCTCACCAAGGAAGCCTTTGAGAACGCCATCAGCGTGATCATGGCGGTGGGTGGCTCCACCAATGCGGTGCTGCACCTGCTGGCCATTGCCCGAACCGCCGGCGTTGATCTGAGCATCGATGACTTCGAACGGATTCGTCAGCGGGTGCCGGTGATCTGTGATCTCAAGCCCAGCGGCCGCTACGTGACCGTTGATCTGCACAACGCCGGCGGCATTCCCCAGGTGATGAAGCTGCTGCTGGATGCAGGCTTGCTGCACGGCGACTGCCGAACGGTGGAGGGCAAAAGCCTGAAGGAGTTGCTCGCCGATGTGCCCTCGGAGCCGCCCTCCGGGCAGGACGTGATCCGCCCCCTGAGCAATCCGCTTTACGCCAAAGGGCACCTCGCCATCCTGAAGGGCAACCTCGCCAGCGAGGGAAGCGTGGCCAAGATCAGCGGTGTGAAGACACCTGTTCTCACCGGCCCGGCGCGGTTGTTTGAAAGCGAGGAAGACTGCCTTGCCGCCATCCTCGACAAAAAGATCCAGGCCGGGGATGTGGTGGTGGTTCGCAACGAGGGTCCCGTCGGTGGACCGGGCATGCGGGAGATGCTGGCTCCCACCTCAGCGATCGTTGGTCAGGGCCTTGGGGACAAGGTCGCCCTGATCACCGATGGCCGCTTCAGCGGCGGCACCTATGGCCTGGTGGTGGGTCACGTGGCTCCTGAAGCCGCCGTTGGCGGAACGATCGGGCTGGTTCAAGAAGGCGACAGCATCACGGTTGATGCCGATCAGCTGCTGCTCCAACTCAACGTGGATGACGCGGAACTGGATCGCCGCCGGGCGGGATGGAGCAAGCCGGAACCCCGTTACCGCAACGGAATTCTCGGCAAGTACGCGCGGCTCGTCTCCAGCTCAAGCCGGGGTGCGACCACCGACCACGCCGATTGA
- a CDS encoding uracil phosphoribosyltransferase, producing MAMSLRVLVPPHPLIGHWLTMLRHRETPAALYATALQELGRWLTYEALRDWLPHRREMVPGLHGDTEGTLVEASVPLIAIPLLPAGLELWQGGRSVLPDSCLCLGSCPQEIEANAGVILFVDQISDGEATLKLLQELQSKGVDGRRLRLITALCASPGLKLLGEAIPDLTLHTACIDEGVGEQGEIRPGIGDPVRRLNLRS from the coding sequence ATGGCCATGAGCTTGCGGGTGCTGGTTCCACCCCATCCCCTGATCGGCCATTGGCTGACCATGCTTCGGCATCGGGAAACCCCTGCGGCCCTCTACGCCACAGCCCTGCAGGAACTGGGCCGGTGGCTCACCTACGAAGCCCTGCGGGACTGGCTGCCCCATCGCCGGGAGATGGTGCCCGGACTCCATGGGGACACCGAAGGCACCCTCGTTGAAGCATCGGTACCGCTGATCGCCATTCCATTGCTGCCAGCAGGCCTCGAGCTTTGGCAGGGAGGACGATCCGTCCTTCCCGATTCCTGCCTCTGCCTGGGGTCGTGCCCACAGGAGATCGAAGCCAACGCCGGGGTGATTCTGTTTGTTGATCAGATCAGTGATGGTGAGGCCACCCTCAAACTTCTGCAGGAGCTCCAGAGCAAGGGTGTGGATGGTCGGCGGCTGCGGCTGATCACTGCCCTGTGCGCCAGTCCTGGACTGAAGCTGTTGGGTGAAGCGATTCCAGACCTAACGCTGCACACCGCCTGCATTGACGAAGGCGTGGGGGAGCAGGGTGAGATTCGTCCGGGAATCGGTGACCCTGTGCGACGGCTGAACCTCAGATCTTGA
- a CDS encoding pentapeptide repeat-containing protein: MASLLAVITLAFSTVVWAESVQAITAPELRGQFAVQEISADMHGLDLKEKEFLKADLREVNLSGTDLRGAVINTSQLQGADLRDADLSDVVGFASHFEGADLRGANFTNAMMMQSRFTDAQIDGADFTNAVIDLPQQRALCARADGSNPISGVSTRESLGCRP, encoded by the coding sequence ATGGCCTCGCTGCTGGCGGTGATCACGCTGGCGTTCAGCACTGTTGTTTGGGCTGAATCAGTGCAGGCCATCACCGCTCCCGAGCTGCGTGGTCAGTTCGCAGTTCAGGAGATCAGCGCTGATATGCACGGTCTTGACCTCAAAGAAAAAGAGTTCCTCAAGGCCGATTTGCGCGAGGTGAATCTCAGCGGCACAGACCTGCGCGGCGCTGTGATCAACACCTCGCAACTACAGGGGGCCGATCTCCGGGATGCCGATCTCTCCGATGTTGTGGGCTTTGCCAGCCACTTCGAGGGCGCCGATCTCCGGGGGGCCAATTTCACCAACGCGATGATGATGCAGAGCCGTTTCACGGACGCGCAGATCGACGGTGCTGATTTCACCAACGCCGTGATCGACCTTCCCCAACAGCGGGCCCTCTGCGCTCGGGCGGATGGATCCAATCCGATCAGTGGTGTCTCCACCCGTGAGAGCCTGGGCTGCCGCCCTTAA
- the cobW gene encoding cobalamin biosynthesis protein CobW, with translation MAKRLPVTVITGFLGAGKTTVLRHLLTRGGQRLAVMVNEFGSVGLDGDLIRSCGFCPEEEVDGRLVELNNGCLCCTVQDDFLPTMETLLERADQLDGIVVETSGLALPRPLLQALDWPAIRSRVHVNGVVTLVDGEALAAGSPVADAEALERQRAEDPSLDHLTAIDDLFEDQLQAADLVLISRADCMDASAMAEVQGRIKDKVRPGTALLPVSQGQVETSVVLGLEHKPTPQEAHTHHDNDHDNDHHDHDHHDHSHVDMVGSNVRVEGALDRQALEQLLPSLVSNLQVVRLKGRVWLPSKTLPLQIQMVGPRLNSWFEAAPSHAWRPDQGCGADLVVLALNEAAAPALESGLQRLVQATPAKASPAAATPES, from the coding sequence ATGGCTAAGCGTCTGCCGGTGACCGTGATCACCGGGTTTCTTGGGGCCGGCAAGACCACGGTGCTCCGCCATCTGCTCACCCGTGGCGGTCAGCGATTGGCTGTGATGGTCAACGAATTCGGCAGCGTTGGGCTTGATGGTGATCTGATTCGCAGCTGCGGGTTTTGTCCTGAGGAGGAGGTGGACGGCCGTTTGGTTGAGCTGAACAACGGCTGCCTCTGCTGCACGGTGCAGGACGACTTCCTGCCGACCATGGAGACGTTGCTGGAACGGGCGGATCAATTGGATGGGATCGTTGTTGAAACCAGCGGTCTCGCTTTGCCAAGGCCTCTGCTTCAGGCCCTGGATTGGCCGGCCATCCGCAGCCGCGTGCATGTGAATGGTGTGGTGACGCTGGTGGATGGCGAAGCTTTGGCTGCAGGCAGCCCAGTGGCTGATGCTGAAGCGCTGGAGCGGCAACGGGCCGAGGATCCCAGCCTCGATCACCTCACAGCGATCGACGACTTGTTTGAGGATCAACTCCAGGCCGCTGACCTGGTCTTGATCAGCCGGGCTGATTGCATGGATGCATCAGCGATGGCTGAGGTGCAGGGGCGTATCAAAGACAAAGTGCGCCCGGGTACCGCTCTGCTTCCTGTGTCTCAGGGACAGGTGGAGACATCCGTTGTGTTGGGCCTTGAGCACAAGCCCACCCCCCAGGAGGCCCACACCCACCACGACAACGACCACGACAACGACCACCACGACCACGACCATCACGACCACAGCCATGTCGACATGGTCGGCAGCAATGTTCGTGTTGAAGGGGCCTTGGACCGTCAGGCCCTCGAACAGCTGTTGCCCAGCCTCGTGAGCAATCTCCAGGTGGTTCGACTCAAGGGGCGTGTCTGGCTGCCCAGCAAAACGCTTCCGCTTCAGATCCAGATGGTGGGTCCGCGGTTGAACAGCTGGTTTGAAGCAGCTCCCAGCCATGCCTGGCGTCCCGATCAGGGCTGTGGTGCTGATCTGGTGGTGCTGGCTTTGAACGAGGCTGCAGCTCCGGCCCTGGAATCCGGCCTTCAGAGGCTGGTGCAGGCCACACCGGCCAAGGCCAGCCCCGCGGCAGCCACGCCGGAGAGCTGA
- a CDS encoding EamA family transporter — protein MTGVLAALGAAMAWTGASALWRSLSGRVTAIRLNAMKNGLASLLFLPVLLTLPHNTEVHAVLLLLISGLIGIAAGDSFYLGALRRLGTRRTLTVEASGPVLASIAGVLVMGDSLAVKNGLGALLVSSAVVLIAMQAKETSQGERGDNAADFGIGLLLALTAVVCGLSGAFLARHVLINSDLTPLQTASIRLLGGWLGLLPFLKGIWRQTKLKQREQWKLVIATVVGTNGGILLQQVVLQTMPVGEGVTLMATAPVMALFVGRIEGDPIQLSGVAAAGLALAGVACTSL, from the coding sequence ATGACGGGTGTACTGGCGGCCCTTGGAGCAGCCATGGCCTGGACGGGAGCCAGTGCACTCTGGCGATCGCTATCAGGGCGAGTCACGGCGATCCGGCTCAACGCCATGAAGAACGGCTTGGCCAGCCTGCTGTTTCTGCCTGTTCTGCTCACACTTCCGCACAACACCGAGGTGCATGCTGTTCTGCTGCTGTTGATCAGCGGCTTGATCGGCATTGCGGCCGGAGACAGCTTCTATCTCGGGGCGTTGCGGCGACTCGGCACCCGACGAACCCTCACCGTGGAAGCCAGCGGTCCGGTGCTGGCCAGCATCGCTGGGGTGTTGGTGATGGGGGACAGCCTGGCCGTGAAGAACGGTCTCGGCGCGCTTTTGGTTTCAAGCGCGGTGGTTCTCATTGCCATGCAGGCGAAAGAGACGAGCCAAGGGGAGCGGGGGGACAACGCTGCTGACTTCGGCATCGGGCTGCTGTTGGCACTCACTGCCGTGGTCTGTGGCCTGAGCGGAGCCTTTCTGGCCCGTCACGTGCTGATCAACAGTGACCTCACCCCATTGCAGACGGCATCGATCCGGCTGCTGGGCGGATGGCTTGGTCTTCTTCCCTTCCTCAAAGGGATCTGGAGACAGACCAAGCTGAAGCAACGGGAGCAATGGAAGCTTGTGATTGCCACCGTGGTCGGAACCAACGGGGGAATCCTGTTGCAACAGGTGGTGCTGCAAACGATGCCCGTTGGAGAAGGGGTGACCCTGATGGCCACGGCACCAGTGATGGCTCTTTTTGTAGGCCGAATAGAAGGAGACCCGATTCAGCTCTCCGGCGTGGCTGCCGCGGGGCTGGCCTTGGCCGGTGTGGCCTGCACCAGCCTCTGA
- a CDS encoding DUF389 domain-containing protein, which translates to MLGQLLETLSGHWAVHLESRVPRTELYEARIASSKPSLGFFILLISSAVIASLGLISNSTAVVIGAMIVAPLMDPILSLAFGLAVSDGKLIRRSAVTIGFGVLAVIATAALISLGLGISHVQSEITGRTSPNLVDLGIAIVAAVAGSFSMTRKQLSNSIAGVAIAVALVPPLCVSGIGLTLGSEMVAVFGRGTVAGLTNQIAEGSFLIFLANLIGITVTSLVVFLLQRYGSFRSCWRNLLVWLGLLGLLSLPLSSALHDFSVRQQMDAEFGRFKAGQLKRVALARGNQRLWSKVRLMYSSVSVVNNKARLDIVLNAPEDILDQSFMNDVNQQMLKRAKDFGLDDPDVNISVIPNRVYKFDNQSMN; encoded by the coding sequence GTGCTGGGGCAATTGCTGGAAACCTTGTCGGGGCATTGGGCGGTTCATCTTGAAAGTCGTGTTCCTCGCACGGAGCTTTATGAAGCGCGGATCGCTTCATCCAAGCCATCGCTTGGTTTTTTCATTCTTCTGATCAGCTCTGCGGTGATTGCCAGCCTCGGGCTGATCTCCAACAGCACGGCGGTTGTGATCGGGGCCATGATCGTCGCTCCGCTGATGGACCCCATCCTCAGCCTGGCTTTTGGCTTGGCCGTGAGCGATGGGAAATTGATCCGACGTTCCGCCGTCACCATTGGCTTCGGCGTTCTGGCGGTGATTGCAACCGCGGCGTTGATCAGTTTGGGACTCGGCATCAGCCATGTGCAGTCGGAGATCACTGGCCGCACGTCTCCCAACCTGGTCGATCTGGGCATCGCCATCGTGGCGGCCGTTGCCGGGTCGTTCTCGATGACCCGCAAGCAATTGTCGAATTCGATTGCCGGAGTGGCGATTGCTGTCGCCCTTGTGCCACCGCTCTGTGTCAGCGGCATCGGCCTCACGCTCGGCTCGGAAATGGTGGCTGTGTTTGGCCGTGGAACTGTGGCGGGTCTCACCAACCAGATCGCGGAGGGATCGTTTCTAATTTTTCTGGCGAACCTGATCGGCATCACCGTCACCAGCCTTGTGGTGTTTTTGCTGCAGCGTTACGGCTCATTCCGCAGCTGTTGGCGCAATCTTCTGGTCTGGTTGGGATTGCTCGGGCTGTTGAGCCTGCCCTTGTCATCGGCATTGCATGACTTCAGTGTGCGGCAGCAGATGGATGCAGAATTTGGTCGCTTCAAAGCAGGACAACTCAAACGTGTAGCCCTCGCGCGAGGCAACCAGAGGTTGTGGTCAAAAGTTCGTCTGATGTACAGCAGCGTGAGTGTTGTTAACAACAAGGCAAGGCTGGATATTGTGCTCAATGCACCCGAAGACATCTTGGATCAATCCTTTATGAACGATGTCAATCAGCAGATGTTGAAACGAGCCAAAGACTTCGGTTTGGATGACCCTGATGTCAACATCAGTGTGATTCCCAACCGTGTGTACAAGTTTGACAATCAGTCAATGAACTAA